The sequence CCCGGAAGTATTCCGTGAAATACACATCGGCGCCGCCGTAGCGCGCCATCAGTTTCCAGAACGCCCAGTCCGTCACATCCTGCATCGGCGCCAGCGCCAGCACCGGCGCATCCTGTTTCATCAACGTCTCAAACATCGCGCACCCATCGTAGCGCACCCTGCGCCGCGCGCCTACCCGTCGCAAACGCCCCCTGCATGAGATAGCCGCCCGTCGGCGCCTCCCAGTCGATCATCTCGCCCGCCGCGAATACGCCCGGCATTCGCCGCAGCATCAGCGTCTCGTCGAGCTCGCTCCACCGCACGCCACCCGCCGAGGAAATCGCCTCCGCCAGCGGGCGCGGCCCGAGCAACGCCACCGGAAAATTCTTCACCGCCGCCGCCACGTCCGCCGCGGCATTCCACATCGCCGCATCGGGATGCGTGGCGAAAATGGCTGCCGTCGCGTCGTCCAGTCGCCAGCGCTGCCGCGCCTCGGCGATCCAGTTGCGCCGCGCCGGGCCCATCTTTCTGACGAGATCCTCCGCGCTGACGTCCGGCTTGAAATCGATCACCAGCTCCGGCCGGTCCATCGCCCGCAACGCCGCGCCAAGCGCGTAAATCGCGCCACCCTCCAGGCCATGGCGCGTCACCATCAGCTCCCCGCGCACCGCGGCATCGCCCGCCCGCCCGCCGACGTTCTTCAGCGGACGCCCCTCCGCCACCGCGAGCACCTCCGCCAGCCACGCCACCGCCCAGCCGCAATTCGCCGGCCGCAGCGGCGCCACCGCGATCCCGCGCGCCTCCAGCGCCGCGACCCAGTCGCCGTCGGATCCCGTCTCCGGCCACGAGCCGCCCCCGAGCGCGAGAATCGTCGCGTCGGCCTTCACCGCTCGCGGGCCGTCGGGCGTCGCAAATTCCAGCGCGCCGTCCGCGTTCCATCCCACGAAACGATGATGCATCGCAAAGCGCACGCCCGCCCGCCGCAGCCGCTGCACCCAGCCGCGCAGCAGCGGCGCCGCCTTCATCTCGCGCGGATACACGCGCCCCGTCGAGGCCTCGAAAGTCTCCACGCCCAGCCCCGCCGCCCACGCGCGCAAATCCTCCGGTCCGAACTCCGCGATCAGCGCCGGCCAGAAATTCGCCGGCATCTCCGGCCCGGAATACCGCGCCGCGAAGCGCTCCGTCGGCTCGCTCTTCGTGAGATTCAGCCCGCCGCCGCCGGCCACGAGGAACTTGCGCCCTACCGACGCCTTCGCATCGAACACCGTCACCGCCGCGCCGCCTTCCGCCGCGATTTCCGCCGCCCGCAGCCCCGCCGGGCCGCCGCCGATTACCGCGATTGAGAAGGTCGATGCATCCACAGATTTTGCAGATTAGCGCAGTTTGGATGAATTCTGTCCAAATCCGTGTAATCTGCGGACCCTTCTTCCGATTTTCTCAATGCTCACGATTCGCAAACTCAAGAAAACCCTCGGCGGCCGCACGCTGTTCGAGGACGCCGCCATGCAGGTCAACTACGGCGAACGCGTCGCCCTCGTCGGCCCGAACGGCGCCGGCAAATCCACGCTCTTCGGCCTCATCCTCAAGAAGGACGAACCCGACACCGGCACCATCGAGCGCGACGAGTGGACCATGATCGGCCACCTTGCCCAGGAAGGCGAAGCCCTCGGCGAAGAGACCGTGATGGACGTCGCCACCGGCCGCGCCGGCGAAGTCCCCGCCCTCGAAAAACGCCTCGCCGAGATGGAGGCCTCCGGCGACGTCGAGAGCGCCGAGTATCAGGAAGCCACGAACAAACACACCGCCCTCGTCGATCCCAAGGTCGAGGCGAAGGCCAAGAAGATCCTCGTCGGCCTCGGCTACAAGGAGGGCGACTTCGAGCGCAAGGCGAAGGAGCTGAGCGGCGGCTGGGTGATGCGCGCCCACCTCGCGCGCCTCCTCGTGATGGAGCCCGACCTCCTCCTCCTCGACGAGCCGACGAACCACCTCGACCTCCTCTCGCTCCTCTGGCTCCAGCAGTATCTCAAGACCTACTCCGGCGCTGTGCTCCTCATCTCGCACGACCGCCAGTTCATGGACGAGATCATCGAGACCGTCTACGACATCGCCGACCAGAAGCTCGTCCAATACACCGGCAACTACACCGCCTACCTCGAACAGCGCGAGCAGCGCTACGAGCAGCAGAACGCCGCCTACAAGAACCAGCAGAAGCAGATCGCCCAGCTCCAGGAGTTCTACGACCGCTTCCGCCAGGTCGCCTCGAAGGCCTCGCAGGCCATGAGCAAGCTCAAGGAAATCGAGCGCATGGAGCTCATCGAGAAACCCACGCCGCCCAAGAAGCCTTTCCGCTTCCAGATTCCCCAGCCGCCCCGCGGGGGCCAGCGCGCGATTTCACTCGAAGGCATCCACATGGCCTACGGCGCGCACAAGGTCTACGAGGGCCTCGACCTCACCATCGAGCGCGGCGAGCGCACCGTGCTCGTCGGCCCGAACGGCGCCGGCAAATCCACGCTGCTCAAGATCCTCGCCGGCGTGCTCGAGTTCCAGAAAGGCGTCCGCAACGAGGGCCACAACGCCAAGATCGGCTATTTCAGCCAGCACCGCGCCGCCACGCTCGACCCGAACAAATCCATCCTCGACGAAGTCATGGCCAGCAACGGCGAGCTCGCCGAGAACGAAGCTCGCGGCATCCTCGGCTCCTTCCTCTTCCGCAAGGACGACATCTACAAGAAGACCAGCGTGCTGAGCGGCGGCGAAAAGACGCGCCTGAACCTCATCAAGTTCCTCGTCGACCCGCCGAACCTCCTCCTCATGGACGAGCCCACGACGCACCTCGACATCCACACGGTCGAGTCGCTCATCCTCGCGCTGGAGAAATACGAGGGCACGCTCGTGTTCATTTCGCACGACGTCCACTTCATCCGCCACCTCGCGACGAAGGTCCTCCATGTGAATGCCGGCACCGTCACCGGCTACCCCGGCGGCTACGACTACTTCCTCGAGAAGACCGGCGCCCTCGGCAACGACCGCGCCGCCATCACCGCGGATTGAAGCACGAATTTTTCCCTGCGCCGTGTGGAACCTTCGGCGAGAGTCCGGGCATGAACGCCTCCGCTCTCGCCGAAGCTCTCGCCAGCCCTCATTCGCCCCGGCTCCTCCACGTCCTGCCCGCGGAGCATTTCGCCGCGGCCCACATCGCCGGGGCCGTGAATGCGTGCATCTACGAGACCGCCTTCCTCGAGAAGGTGCGCGCCCTCGCTCCTGACCCCGCGCTCCCCATCGTCGTCTACGGCGAAGGCGCGCCTTCGCTCGACTCCGAGGAAGCCGCAACGACGCTGCGCGCGGCCGGCTACACCGACGTTTCGGACTTCCGCGGCGGCCTGCGGGAATGGCGCGCGGCGGCTCTGCCGGTCCTCGGCCATGGGGCTCTACCCGTCCCACCCGTGCCGGACGGACGCTACCTCGCCGACCCTGCGACGAGCGTGATCCGCTGGACCGGGCGCAATCTGTTCAACCACCACCACGGCCGCATCCCGCTTGCCGAGGGCGCGGTCGAATGGCGCCGCGGCTCGCTGATCGCCGCGACATTCGCCATCGATCTTCGCGAGATCGTTTGCGAGGACCTCGCGGATGCCGGCTACAACGCGATGCTCATCCGCCACCTGCACTCGCCGGACTTTTTCGACATCGAGCGGCACCCGACCGCGCGTTTCGAAATGACGCGCGCCGAGGCGATTCCCACCGCGACGGAGGGCACCCCGAACTTCGCGATCGCCGGCCCCTTCACCCTGCGCGGGGTCACTCGCGAGATCACCTTTCCCGCCACCATCGCCGCGGCCGACGCCGATCACCTCACCGCGCAGGCCGTGCTGGAGATCGATCGCACCCAATGGGGCAGTCATTACGGCTCGGGCCGGTTCTTCGCCTTCCTCGGGCCGCACGTGGTGAACGACCACATCCTCCTGCACCTCAAGATTCACGCCACGCGCGCCTGAGGCGACCTTCGGGATCGAAGGCTAGTCATCCGCCTCGGCATCCGCGTCGTGCCGCCGGGCGAACCGCTTCGCCTTGCTCTTCACCTCGCGGCGCTCTCGGCGGTCGATGGTCATCTGGCGCTTCTGTCGATTCTGCCGCAGCTCCGCGACCTCGTGGTCGAGCTTGAGGAATCCCTCGTAGCGCGCCGGCGAGAGCGTGCCCGCCTCCACCGCCGCGCGCACGGCGCAGCCGGCGTTCGAGCCGTGGCGGCAATCGGCGAACTTGCACTGCGCCGCCAGCTCCGCGATGTCGGCGAACCGCTCGCGCAGCGTCGTCTCGCTCGTCCACATCTGCACCTCGCGGATGCCTGGGTTGTCGATGATGATGCCGCCCTTGCGCAGCACCATCAGCTCGCGCGCCGTCGTCGTGTGCCGGCCCTTGCCGGTCACCTCGTTCACGCCGTCCGTGTCCTGGTAATCGCCGCCGAGCAGCTGATTGATCACCGAGGATTTCCCCACGCCGCTCGAGCCGACGAACGTCATCGTCACGCCGCGCGTGAGGTGCTGGCGCAGCGGCGTGAGCGTGCGGGACTTCGTCGCGTTCGTGATGAAGACCTCCGCGTCGGGATTCAGCCGGCGGATTTCCTCCGCGGCCGCCTCGCTCTGCGCGACGGGAAAAAGATCGGCCTTGTTCACGAGCACCATCGCCCGCGCCCCGCTCAGGCCGATGATCGCGAAGTAACGCTCCATCCGCCGCAGGTTGAAATCCGGCCCGCTCTCCGTCACCACCACCACGAGGTCCACATTAGCGGCGATCACCTGCTCCTCCGTGCTGCGGCCCGGCATCTTGCGCGAGAGGCATTTCTGGCGCGGCAGCCGCGCGCGGATCACCGTCTCCGTCTCGTCATCGCCCAGCTCCAGGGCCACCCAGTCGCCGACCGCCGGCAGGTCGGCATCCGTCTCCGCATCGTGGTAGACCTTGCCGCTCATCACGACCTCCCGCTCGTCAAACCCATCGTCCCCCGGCAGCAGCGCGCCGTAGGAAATCTTGTTGTCGCGGATCAGGCGCGCCGGCACCCACCCCTCGGCGTGAAACGGCGCAAAGGCCTCCTCGAAGGCCACGTTCCAGCCCAGATCCTCGAGCGTCTTCTCCGCCATGCTAAGCCGTTCTCACGAAAGCCTTCACCTTACCCCGCCGCCAGCACGCGCCAGCTCGACCGCGCAAGGGCCTCGCGCAGCGCCGCGGCATCCTCCGCCGCGAGGTCGCCCGTCGTCTCCGCCCCGGTGAGGTAGCCCTGCAGCGCCGTCAGGAAAACGTCCGCCTGCTCCTCCTCGTCCACCGCGATCTCCTCGGGGAACTCCGCGTCCACCAGCCAGGCGCCATCCGACGCATCGGCCAGCTCCGCCGCCCAGCGCAGGACCGTCTCGATCGCGTCGCCGGGGAAGCGCTGCGCGACCAGGTCGAGAATGTCCGCGCGGTTCGTCAGGTTCAGCAGCAGCGCGAGGAAGAAGCGATGCTCCGGGTCCTCCACCGCCGCGCGCAGCGCCACGATCCCGTCGCGCCGGAGGATCTCCTCCAGCGTCGCCGCCACGCCCCGCGCCCGCGCGCCGTGCTTCGCCTCGAAGGCCCCCAGCACATCCTCCCACGCCCCCAGGCCGCGCAGCGCGCCGATGCCATTCTGCAAAATGAAAAACCCCCGCTCGAAATCCAGCTCCTCCACCATCGCCAGCGCCAGCTCCGCGTAGTCGGGATCGCCCACCCGCTCCAGCACGTCGAGCAGCTGCTTGCGCCGCATCGTGAGCGCGTCGTGATGCACCGGATCCACCGCCACGTGCGGCGGCAGGTAGGTGAATTGCGGGCCCGTGCCGGGGTCCGAATGCGTGCGCACCACCACCGTCACCGACGGCGTATCGAGATGGAACAGCGCATGGATGCACCCCCGCCCGGAGGTGATCGGCACCGTCGCGCCCGTCTCCAGCAGCTCCGTCCCCTTCAGCCGCAGGTCGCCCACGCGGAAATGCGCCGTCACCGACTCCGCATTGTCGAACTCGAACTCCGAATGCAGGCTCGATCCCGCCATCACGTGAAACGCACCCGAGAACTCGTGCTGGTGAATGTCCGTCGTGCCGTCCATCCAGAAGAGCAGCTGGATGTAAAAGCGCGGATGGTCGTAGGCCACGATCTCCGGCTGGCCAAAGCCCGACGCCGTCTGGAACGGCTGCTCATCCTCGATGAGAAACTCCCGAATGAACGCCGCGAGGTCCACCTGCTCGGCGGGCGGATTCTCCTCCAGCGCCGCCTGCGCGATCGGGGGGAAGGCCGGCAACGAGAAATCCACCGCCTTCCAGCGCGCCAGCACCGTGCGCCCGAGTTCCGAGAAAAAAGCATCCATGTGAGCCGACCAACCTCCCCGAAGCCCGCCGCAGCGACAAGCTCGATTCACCAGCACCGCCCCGGATCTCCCCTCAACCGCTGCGAAGATGCCCCCGAATCCACGAGGGCGCCTTTCGGCAGTCCACGATGGCCCGCACCCGAACGAGCTCTCCCTCCACCGTGTAATAAATCGCAAAGGGGAAGCGGCGGGAGAGCGCCCGATGAAATCCCCTGTAGGCCTTTCGATGAATTCCCGCGTAAATTCTGAGCGAATCGACGTCCGAATACAGGCTATCGAGAAAATACGCGCCCAGGCCCGCCTCCCGATCCTCGTAGAAGCGGTATCCCTCGATGAGATCCCTCTTCGCCAGATCGAGGAGCAGCAGCCTCATTGCAGAGACTCTCGGATCTCTCGCTTGGCGACTTCCCAATCCACGAATTTCGCCTCACCCGATTGCACGAGCTTCTCCCGCTCGTCCAGGATGTCCTTGTGCCACTGCGGCACTTCGAGCTGGTCCTCCTGGGCGACGATTCCTTCCCAGAGGGCCTCCATCACGACGAGTTTCTCGCGAAGCGGGAGCTGTCTGATTTCGGCAAGCTCGATCATGGGGGGATTCTAGCCAGTTTCCTGCGGCCTGCCAACAAGGCATCTCCTCGGCGCATCTGCCACGAGGGCTTCCCCTCGCCGGCCCTTTGCCCCGCTCCCGTGCGCGGAATCCAGATGGCGGGCGCGTGCGAAAGCGGAGTGGCCGAGAGAAAGGAACGCGCCGAGGCTGGAGGTTATCCGCAGCGCATTGTTAGACGATGGGTCCTTCATATTTTGGGAGGTCATCCGCCGAAACATACCAAGGGGCATGCTCGGCCCAGAAGATATTAGCCTGCGGTCTTATACCCGGATCCGACTCCAATAATCCACTGGGCACGACCCAGAACTGTTGATTACGGCTCATTTTGGGCAGAGGTGAACCGCAAATCCGGCAAAACCAACGGGGAAATCCCGGATTCTCCAGCGTCTCCACGAAGCGCTCGATGAGGTCTTCTCCCTGCGTCCATCTCACCGAATCCTTGGGAAACGCCATGTTTGCGACATGGAGGGAACCACTCGATTTCTGGCATGAGCGGCAGTGACAATAGAGAAACTTGATGGGCGTTCCGGTAACCTGGAAGGCTACCCTACCACATAAACAGGACCCTGTAATTGGTTTCATAAATTATGGTCAAACGCCAAGCTCAGCTACCCCGAACGCGGGTTGGGGTTGGAACTCGCGTTGTGGGAGTAGCGAAACGTTCGTGAAAAGTGGCGCGTCGCGGCTAGGGGTTAGCTGCAGCGCCTTGTTAGCCCTATTTGGCTGTGAGTCTCCAGTCAAATGTTACCTCAGAAAAGCCATGCAAAATACACTTTTGTAATGTCGCGGTAAGCATGCATACTGCGAGCTCTGAAGCGTCGTGAAGAGCTTCGTAATCTTTTTCAACACTGCCATCTGGAAACCCTCCATCATTCCAACGCTGTATGGGAAAACTCCCATGAACAAAGCGTGACCGTAAATCATAAGCTTGTCCTACAATGTTAGATTTGTTCGGCCATTCTCCCAAAAATATTTTAACTTTTTCACTGAGTTGGCGCCGAAGATCGCCCACTCCTTGACAATAAAAAGCCTCTAATCCCTGCATCGCCCAAAATAGCATGCTCGGAACCTCTACTGAGGAAAGTGAAAGCAGATTTGTAAATGAAGCTAGCGCCCTTTCAATTTTCGTATGGCCTACACCGTTTTCATGAAGCTCTAGCAATGGTGCCCAAGAAACTATTTTTTCAAATGGTAAAATAGATAGACTTGGCCAGCTTGGAGTGTCGTCTTCATCAATTGCGTTGTGAGGAAATCCAGAAACGGCACCGCATTGGTTCATCGGATGATCATGAATAAAAACACGGCCGGCAAACGAGTGTAAATCACCTGGATGAGCTAATGAACCATAAATAAGAGAATCTTGAAGAAAAGATGCGAGTTCACTTGCAGCGATTCCGTATAAGTCTTCGTCTGTGAACTTTGAGTCAGGATTGTGGCGCGCGAGTTCATCTAAATCATATTGCAATCCAGCTTCTACAAGAACGAACGTTATGAACCGTTGTTCAAACATCCAAGGGTGAGTGCCGATAGCAATTTGCTTAATTATTTTCGCCGAAGGAGCTTTTACTAAAGCGGATATAGTCGTAATGCCTGGCTGTAGCGCCTTTGCAAGTTGGGGTAAACCTGTGCAATACGCAGCAATAGCAGCTTTCGATTTTTCAACAGTTCCTGGGAAAGGTATGGTCCTTATCGGAAGCCACGCTGTCAATTCGAAGATGTTACTTAACATGGGCTAACGCTAAGCTCAGCTACCCCGAGCGCGGGTTGAACTCTTGGGTGAGTGTGGACAGAAAGGAAAGACGGTCGTGAAAAGCTGACGCGATGCGGCTAGGGGTTAGCTGCAGCGCCTTGTTCGGTCTTCATGTATCTTCGGAAGGCGTTCTCGAAGAATCTCCAATCTCGATTCTAAAGCAACGGTAGCCATCTTCACTTTCCGGCATAGAAGAAGCGCGCTTATATCGGAAATACATAACGCGATCTTTCTCTCTGAATGTCTTTGTATTTTTG comes from Chthoniobacterales bacterium and encodes:
- a CDS encoding ABC-F family ATP-binding cassette domain-containing protein yields the protein MLTIRKLKKTLGGRTLFEDAAMQVNYGERVALVGPNGAGKSTLFGLILKKDEPDTGTIERDEWTMIGHLAQEGEALGEETVMDVATGRAGEVPALEKRLAEMEASGDVESAEYQEATNKHTALVDPKVEAKAKKILVGLGYKEGDFERKAKELSGGWVMRAHLARLLVMEPDLLLLDEPTNHLDLLSLLWLQQYLKTYSGAVLLISHDRQFMDEIIETVYDIADQKLVQYTGNYTAYLEQREQRYEQQNAAYKNQQKQIAQLQEFYDRFRQVASKASQAMSKLKEIERMELIEKPTPPKKPFRFQIPQPPRGGQRAISLEGIHMAYGAHKVYEGLDLTIERGERTVLVGPNGAGKSTLLKILAGVLEFQKGVRNEGHNAKIGYFSQHRAATLDPNKSILDEVMASNGELAENEARGILGSFLFRKDDIYKKTSVLSGGEKTRLNLIKFLVDPPNLLLMDEPTTHLDIHTVESLILALEKYEGTLVFISHDVHFIRHLATKVLHVNAGTVTGYPGGYDYFLEKTGALGNDRAAITAD
- the rsgA gene encoding ribosome small subunit-dependent GTPase A — encoded protein: MAEKTLEDLGWNVAFEEAFAPFHAEGWVPARLIRDNKISYGALLPGDDGFDEREVVMSGKVYHDAETDADLPAVGDWVALELGDDETETVIRARLPRQKCLSRKMPGRSTEEQVIAANVDLVVVVTESGPDFNLRRMERYFAIIGLSGARAMVLVNKADLFPVAQSEAAAEEIRRLNPDAEVFITNATKSRTLTPLRQHLTRGVTMTFVGSSGVGKSSVINQLLGGDYQDTDGVNEVTGKGRHTTTARELMVLRKGGIIIDNPGIREVQMWTSETTLRERFADIAELAAQCKFADCRHGSNAGCAVRAAVEAGTLSPARYEGFLKLDHEVAELRQNRQKRQMTIDRRERREVKSKAKRFARRHDADAEADD
- a CDS encoding addiction module protein: MIELAEIRQLPLREKLVVMEALWEGIVAQEDQLEVPQWHKDILDEREKLVQSGEAKFVDWEVAKREIRESLQ
- a CDS encoding YceI family protein, producing MNASALAEALASPHSPRLLHVLPAEHFAAAHIAGAVNACIYETAFLEKVRALAPDPALPIVVYGEGAPSLDSEEAATTLRAAGYTDVSDFRGGLREWRAAALPVLGHGALPVPPVPDGRYLADPATSVIRWTGRNLFNHHHGRIPLAEGAVEWRRGSLIAATFAIDLREIVCEDLADAGYNAMLIRHLHSPDFFDIERHPTARFEMTRAEAIPTATEGTPNFAIAGPFTLRGVTREITFPATIAAADADHLTAQAVLEIDRTQWGSHYGSGRFFAFLGPHVVNDHILLHLKIHATRA
- a CDS encoding TIGR03862 family flavoprotein; the protein is MDASTFSIAVIGGGPAGLRAAEIAAEGGAAVTVFDAKASVGRKFLVAGGGGLNLTKSEPTERFAARYSGPEMPANFWPALIAEFGPEDLRAWAAGLGVETFEASTGRVYPREMKAAPLLRGWVQRLRRAGVRFAMHHRFVGWNADGALEFATPDGPRAVKADATILALGGGSWPETGSDGDWVAALEARGIAVAPLRPANCGWAVAWLAEVLAVAEGRPLKNVGGRAGDAAVRGELMVTRHGLEGGAIYALGAALRAMDRPELVIDFKPDVSAEDLVRKMGPARRNWIAEARQRWRLDDATAAIFATHPDAAMWNAAADVAAAVKNFPVALLGPRPLAEAISSAGGVRWSELDETLMLRRMPGVFAAGEMIDWEAPTGGYLMQGAFATGRRAAQGALRWVRDV